In the genome of Acanthopagrus latus isolate v.2019 chromosome 17, fAcaLat1.1, whole genome shotgun sequence, the window atatctatacacatatatacatccaccataacattagcgcatgctaccgctagcgtaACAGGCATTGTCTCCCTGAGATGGAcatagcaggcaaggcaggcgttgacagacggagctcattaacatttaaaggtgcaggcacagaaacagcctgctctcagtagagctcacttgagcgacttttagacaaCTGAAATTCTGGACCGCGGATGGTTTTcgggcaatgcatatcgaatacagtgttgttggacctctgacagctgtgtgaaattgatgaaaacagTGTAAAGTGGGACCTTTAAATTGTTTGAGATGTGGTCTGTTCCAAGTTcccgggttagggttagggtgatgATATATATAGGTATATATATCTGTGTCATCGATAACATGCATGGCTGTAGGCATTTCTTCAAAGTTGCACAAATGTCCAGTCAGGCATATGTACGAACTGCAGAGATTTGGTTGGtcagacaaacattttacattgaTGTTTGATAGGATAAAATAATTAAGTATTGGAATTTTTCATCCATAACATTAAAGGTAAACTTCACTGTGACGACATAATTTTCTGTGGACAATATTCAGCGCCATTGCTCAtgaacagcagcaaacaggaggatacTGCTCTCTGTGTATTCAggagcagacagcagcaccCCTTTATGGAgatctctgtcctgattggataaagtgggcagggatatcagaaaatgtattttctcttgaactgcatgagcagggggaggagagacttgggtttcttttttttctttttttttttgtttcatttgacaGATAGAAGTATATACAGTGAAATacaaaagactttttcttttttttccccctccaaaACTTCCCCCCCAGCCCCCCGTCCTCCATACTCTTGTTACAAATACataaaaggaaaaggaaaaataaaagacagtacACATTCTTCCTTCTTACTATaagcaaataagcaaataaagACTTGGGTTTCTGACCAAACACCGTAACAGTGATCACTAGTGGAAGAAAGAGCTACTTAACACTAAATTAAAGTATCACCTCCGGCAGCTTGAAGGTAAACATGTTTAATGATCCATTTTAGGGGCCGCCacatagctcagttggtagcgtgAGACCCATGTGCCGAGGTTCTGCAGCGGGCCCGGGTTGGACTCCCGGctcgggtccctttgctgcgtgtcactccccatctcttaccctgtttcctgtcacactcttcaagctgtactatcaataaagccagaaaaggacaaaaaaatactttaaaaaaatcactttttagTCTTTGTGTTGAGCAAAACATGTCTGCATGTCTCTCCTGTTTGCAGACACATGTTACGTGCTGTCATTTGCCATCATTATGCTGAACACAAGCCTCCATAACCCAAATGTGAGGGATAAACCTGGAGTGGACCGTTTCATCTCGATGAATCGAGGCATCAACGAGGGCGGAGACTTGCCTGAGGACCTGCTCAGAGTATGATAAGCTGCACGTTGCTCTACATTAAGGCAGCTAAGTGCCTATTTAAATTAACCTACTGAAGAAATTCTTGATGAACTAATTTTACTATCTTATTTATTCCAGAATCTCTACGAAAGTATTAAAAATGAGCCATTCAAGATCCCCGAGGACGATGGCAACGACCTGACGCACACGTTCTTCAACCCCGACAGAGAGGGTTGGCTTCTTAAACTAGGTGAGATGATGCCACTGAGGTCTTCCTGCTTTGCTTTTCTACATGTTTAACAAAGATTTAAGAGAATGTCACAAATCTAATATGTCAGTGTTATGGGTGTCAAGAGTGTAAATGTCCTTTGAGTAAAGAaagtgatgtgttctgtgtgctACTGTACTCTTCAAGGCTTTGTGCTATGATGAACCTGCTCCTGTCTCTGAGGTTTGCTGGCTCTTTGCCTCCACTTGAATTGTCAGCTCACGGTGTCGTGGCAGTTGGATAAGAGACTCACTTTCTTGCGTCACAGCAGTCTAAAaatctgattgttttcttttgcatggCGGGGCCTGTGATCTTTGTGTCACTAATAAAatctccctctctatctcttcTTCCaccccatctgtctctctccttctctatTTGTCCCCTGTCTTCCTCTAAATCCTCTGGTCCCTTTTTGTCTCTGCTTCTTCACTGCGATTTCCACCGCTGCTTGTTTTCTCAGGAGGTATGtactgacagagctgctgtagtCATAAAGTTGTAGAAAATATTAGCCATGTAGTGATAGTAAAGTAGCAACCTTTCAGCTATTACatcacctctcctctcactcatgatctgtcttcttttgtttcagGGGGACGAGTGAAAACCTGGAAACGGCGATGGTTTATTCTCACAGACAACTGCCTTTATTACTTTGAGTACACCACAGTAAGTGTTTGTGTCCATGaggcacatttttaatttttatcacAGGATGTTGATAggatagaatagaatagaattactttattgatcccagactgggaaattattttgtcacagcagcagtgggtcccaagaaaagacagaaatagaaaaacacactgtacataatATAAATAGAAAGCAAGATACATACAGTGTATGCACTGTGCAAACTATACTATAACAATAATAGTCTGTACAGCtatacaagaaataaacaattcCAATGAATGTACAACAACAGAACCAACGTATACACActatttgcattgttttttttctgtagaaataaaaagagaattgAAGAACAAAATGTGGTAATATTCAAGAACTGAAGGTGCGAAAGATGCGTGACCGTAAAAATCCCACAGTTGAAAAACTGGTTTTGTTGAGACACAAGACAGTCTGTTCTaaagttaagacatttcaaagACAAACTACAAATGCGGAGCTAACACAAGCGCACATCAAACGCATATTCCACGGGgtgccgcttagctcggttggtagcgcgcgcaacccatgtgccgaggctctacaccgggtccctttgctgcgtgtcaccccccttctcttaccctgtttcctctCACATTCCTCAGCCTTACTGTCAGTAAAGCCAgaaaaggtaaaaaacaaaacaaaaacacacatattccACAAAGACATCAGTATAGAACAGGatcacaaaaagccaaaaagttcaaatgtttcatattaaaTTGATCACTAAAAAGCCAGTCATGAGTGTTGCTGCTAAAAACATGACAAGGATTATTTTGGAAATTAATGACTCCCTTTTTTGTGGAAAGTAATTGCAAGTTCCCCCCAATGTGACCGTTTTTTGCAGCAATAATATGGAGATTGGATGAATTTTTGCTCATTGTTACACTTTAAAATTGCTATTGTCACTcattaaacacataaaacataaaatggagGCCTTTCGAATGTTAAATGAACTCTTCTAGCCCTAATctgctgtggttgtgtgtttctctcacagGATAAAGAACCGCGAGGTATCATTCCCTTGGAAAACCTTAGCATCCGCGAGGTAGAAGACCCAAGAAAACCTGtaagtttgtatttttgctgtaCAGAATTGAAGGCAACTGTAATTATTGTATTTCCACATTTTCATGTACATTGTGCTTGTTTATCCAaccttgtttgcatttttcccCACAGAACTGCTTTGAGCTGTACATCCCCAACAACCGTGGTCAGCTCATCAAGGCATGCAAGACGGAGGCTGATGGGCGAGTAGTGGAGGGAAACCACATGGTGTATCGCATCTCTGCCCCCACACCTGAAGAGAAGGATGAATGGATTCACAGCATCAAGTACGTGAATGAAAGGCTAATGCGGTACACCAGTGAGAAATGTTTGACAAACATTGGGCAGCCTTTTGTTTAAGGGCCTAATTTAATGGCCGGATGACATGTGTACcctgtttattttcatattcaattCGCTcactctgtttgtctctgtacagatctgctgtcagtgttgatCCCTTCTACGAAATGCTTGCTGCCAGGAAGAAACGTATatcactgaagaagaaggaggaacaACCGTAGAGTATTCCCTACGctctctccctgtcttcctTTGACCTCCTCATCCCTTCCTCCAACACTGGACACATGTTTTCATCCCTGCTCCTCACTGCTACCTGTTCATAAGTTTTGTTACAGTGCACCATCATCCAACTCCTTGCTATCCTGTCTACCAGACTCTTGAAAGCCACATTCAGAGTGAAGAGCTCACACACCgggctcctcctcttcttctcttggtCCTTACACTACTGCTGTTAGACACAACCTGACACACTACAGCCAGAGCACACCATCTGTCCTGTCTTCTCACCACAGTCGTCTATGAAACGTGTCttagaccatattcacactAATGTACACAAGTGTTTAGATTGTTGTTATCACAGGTATCTGTGCATCTTAATTCATTTTGAGAATCTATTTTTTCCCTTTGTACTTTATTCTTCTTCACCTGTGaaccacaaacaaaatcagacagttgttcagcagaaacGTGAGTGGGTCCTGACATCCCAGGCTGACTGTCAGCCAGTGTCAGTGCCAGCATCTGTGGCCCTAGTTGTTGCAATGTGTCCCGCACCATTTGCACTGTTGTCCAAATGAGCATATAGAAACAGCAGTGGCTGTTAAACTAAGTGAATCAGTGCACAAGAAGCAAAATGGAAAAGGAAGGGGAGAGCCCCTTGGGCCTGTTGCTGTAATATCCATTATTTGACCcatttacacatttgttttgcctCCACCTCTTTTTATATCCAAAGTCATCTTGTAGTCATtgcagtgtgttcaggtgcagctttttggctgagGGCAGATGCCACAACAGTCAACCTTCGTCACTAGTTTATATTTGTTATGCCTGAGCCCTAAAGCTGCTAGCTTAATATTTCTCTCTTGGCCTTTTAGTATGCACAGAAGACTCTAGAATATCCTCTGAAATGTTCTAAACAGGCATCTTTTTTATGTCTATCTGCATTAGTGTGAATATGGTCTTATTCAGGGTAGCAAGCAGCTTCAgtgcatgtctttttttcagatctGTTGATGCTGCCTAAATGAGAAATTGCCTTTCTTGATTGTGCTTACCCCCAGACAAAATGTGAATTCACTATTCAAACACTAACAACACTTATTTCATTTAGTGTTGATGAGAGAGGATGGATGATTCCGTTTCAGTGGCTAAGATGCAAACAAAGCAGCGAATGATTTCAGAATACTGAGATTGCTTCCTATAGTACTCTTAATGGCTTTGATACAAGTGACTCCTGTCGACACTTAGATACTGTTAGCATTATGTGGGGAAAATGTCACTGTTCATAACTGTTTATACTGACACTAGGTTTATATCACCAAGTTACTGTTGATCTTCATGGTCAAGTCCTGAGGCAAAACGACAGCTTGGCTTGAAGAATTATTGGAGACAAACTCAAGCAGCTTCTCTTCcagacagctgcttctttcagcTCACTGACTCAATATGTATATGTTGTTTAGCACGTTCTCAACATGTTTGAGCAATAGCAGAGAAAACCATAGTTCCGGTCTGGAAGCTTGTTAACAAATCCTTTATCACACTATACTGAGCAACGATCATCATGTTCTTGCAATGTTCTCGCATGCCACAAATCATTTCCTTCACGCTCAACACTACAAGACAAACACCAACATCTCTCTCACAAGTAATAACTCTGTCAGACATGTAACTGTTAGAGCCTGGTCTGTCCGCTATAGTGAGTTTTCAAGAAATCACAAAGGCAGCT includes:
- the si:dkey-283b15.4 gene encoding cytohesin-2 isoform X1, with translation MTVDSEIFMPKSKAPKMDDLDYIPVDLSPEERSELEDIRRRKGVLLQEIQRLREELREAILEVEGLETSTEGRFCSKTLQKSRHVAMGRKKFNMDPKKGIVFLVENELLRHTPEDIAQFLYKGEGLNKTAIGDYLGERDDFNIKVLQAFVDLHEFTDLNLVQALRQFLWSFRLPGEAQKIDRMMEAFAQRYCHCNPGVFQSTDTCYVLSFAIIMLNTSLHNPNVRDKPGVDRFISMNRGINEGGDLPEDLLRNLYESIKNEPFKIPEDDGNDLTHTFFNPDREGWLLKLGGRVKTWKRRWFILTDNCLYYFEYTTDKEPRGIIPLENLSIREVEDPRKPNCFELYIPNNRGQLIKACKTEADGRVVEGNHMVYRISAPTPEEKDEWIHSIKSAVSVDPFYEMLAARKKRISLKKKEEQP
- the si:dkey-283b15.4 gene encoding cytohesin-2 isoform X2, translating into MTVDSEIFMPKSKAPKMDDLDYIPVDLSPEERSELEDIRRRKGVLLQEIQRLREELREAILEVEGLETSTEGSKTLQKSRHVAMGRKKFNMDPKKGIVFLVENELLRHTPEDIAQFLYKGEGLNKTAIGDYLGERDDFNIKVLQAFVDLHEFTDLNLVQALRQFLWSFRLPGEAQKIDRMMEAFAQRYCHCNPGVFQSTDTCYVLSFAIIMLNTSLHNPNVRDKPGVDRFISMNRGINEGGDLPEDLLRNLYESIKNEPFKIPEDDGNDLTHTFFNPDREGWLLKLGGRVKTWKRRWFILTDNCLYYFEYTTDKEPRGIIPLENLSIREVEDPRKPNCFELYIPNNRGQLIKACKTEADGRVVEGNHMVYRISAPTPEEKDEWIHSIKSAVSVDPFYEMLAARKKRISLKKKEEQP